In Akkermansiaceae bacterium, the following are encoded in one genomic region:
- a CDS encoding sulfatase-like hydrolase/transferase, whose protein sequence is MKPGCLSMSLLAAVTTMAAAGEVAIQQLGTLTPQYSRVAYGEIAATQFADTEQGTIDGDDVLDTTADITIAWEMSLKALSPNDARDFIFSLGNGDSSGLSLFWKDSDDTFYLQAESGATQLGGDGSGGTAALSYKPTTGDDLNISRTWVVSLDTDATASTLSLFIDGKLIGSVTGGPITDWSPEITGAFRQGPSGVTPLREDFGSAGAAGTVGSSQIDTSALRCYENIVATPVPEGHPYVTSFTVDPARITAGESCTLNWTVKEATTVTITPGVGDVTSQTINGSGSVEVTPPGPVRYTLTVTNAEGSSAANLDVPVDITFSVDQTRIDAGQPCTLSWQVGNATSVSIEPGIGDVTPQTSGGSGSLTVTPTQTTHYTLTATYGSGSSKAESGVRVIGKTADRRPNIILFYVDDMGWQDTSVPFWDKETIFNRRYITPSMETLASNGVVLTNAHACAALCGPSRYALMSGLLPARSHYTFNGSQNSPTVNAPVWDPLPIQDRPTLARSLNALGYHTVQVGKWHLGNAASIYSAGYDVKIGGHDKGQPGSYYGNVKFGSGEYQVPDLGEYHGQNIFLTEALTLEANKQIEAAVRNAEPFFLYMSHYAIHAPIQADSRFTAHYNDSSDSDHYISNSTERAYATLIEGMDKSLGDLMTKVTELGVDRETIIVFSTDNGGVSKSPRGPSPYGGSTHNWPLRLGKVWTYEGGHRVPTLVSWVTPDNANPVQQAHPVAGNRKDARFISQLDFFPTLVSMAGGTPPEGLDGDDISPWFANTPELSRPASFLWHQPNWRPDAGVPHQTGFTYGDFKIIHFIENNTWELYDLSTDISETTNLAATHPEKLAILARKMTRKLQEVGAQHPTWKATGEEIKTIPPGPPPAQDVDYDGVPDADEDNNGDGIISPGESDPNRFDRFERLNFRIERETGALRVKYRRVSGPTPDIWFKLLKSENALLWNDYVDSEPVTDYDHGDGTSTIGHAVHPSGEDSPTTQLFRLQIGGPAVDGYTP, encoded by the coding sequence ATGAAGCCGGGTTGTCTATCCATGAGCCTGCTGGCCGCTGTCACCACAATGGCGGCCGCAGGCGAGGTGGCGATACAACAACTCGGCACCTTGACCCCGCAATACAGCAGGGTCGCCTACGGCGAGATCGCCGCCACGCAATTCGCCGACACCGAGCAGGGCACCATCGACGGCGATGATGTGCTCGACACCACCGCCGACATCACCATCGCCTGGGAAATGAGCCTGAAGGCTCTCTCACCCAACGATGCCCGTGACTTCATCTTCTCCCTCGGCAACGGGGACAGCAGTGGCCTCAGCCTGTTCTGGAAGGACTCCGATGACACCTTCTACCTGCAGGCGGAATCCGGAGCCACGCAACTCGGCGGCGACGGCAGCGGCGGCACTGCGGCTCTCAGCTACAAACCCACCACCGGCGACGACCTGAACATTTCGCGCACCTGGGTGGTCTCGCTCGATACGGATGCCACAGCCTCCACCTTGAGCCTGTTTATCGACGGCAAACTGATCGGCAGCGTCACCGGTGGTCCCATCACCGACTGGAGCCCGGAAATCACAGGCGCGTTCCGTCAGGGGCCCTCGGGCGTCACCCCCTTGCGCGAGGACTTCGGCAGCGCCGGTGCCGCAGGTACCGTGGGGAGCAGCCAGATCGACACCTCCGCGCTGCGCTGCTATGAGAACATCGTGGCCACACCGGTACCGGAAGGCCACCCCTACGTGACCTCATTTACCGTCGATCCAGCACGGATCACCGCGGGTGAATCCTGCACACTTAACTGGACCGTCAAGGAAGCCACCACGGTAACCATCACCCCCGGGGTGGGAGACGTGACCAGCCAAACAATCAACGGATCAGGCAGCGTCGAGGTGACTCCGCCCGGCCCCGTTCGTTACACACTGACCGTCACCAATGCGGAAGGTTCGTCGGCGGCGAACCTGGACGTGCCGGTGGACATCACCTTTTCCGTTGATCAGACGCGCATCGACGCCGGCCAACCCTGCACACTCAGCTGGCAGGTCGGAAATGCGACCTCGGTTTCCATTGAACCAGGTATCGGCGACGTCACCCCGCAGACAAGCGGCGGCAGCGGCAGCCTAACAGTCACGCCAACACAAACCACACACTACACACTCACCGCAACTTACGGAAGCGGAAGCTCGAAAGCGGAAAGCGGCGTCAGGGTCATTGGAAAAACGGCCGACCGCCGACCGAACATCATCCTGTTCTACGTCGACGACATGGGCTGGCAAGACACCTCGGTGCCGTTCTGGGACAAGGAGACCATTTTCAACCGCCGTTACATCACCCCGTCCATGGAGACCCTCGCATCCAACGGCGTGGTTCTTACCAACGCCCACGCCTGCGCCGCCCTCTGCGGCCCTTCCCGCTACGCGTTGATGTCGGGTCTGCTACCCGCCCGCAGCCACTATACCTTCAACGGCTCGCAAAATTCCCCCACCGTCAACGCTCCCGTCTGGGACCCACTACCGATCCAGGACCGCCCGACCCTCGCGAGATCCCTCAACGCCCTCGGATACCACACCGTGCAAGTCGGTAAGTGGCACCTCGGCAATGCCGCCTCCATCTACAGCGCAGGGTACGATGTGAAAATCGGAGGACATGACAAGGGCCAACCGGGCAGCTATTACGGCAACGTCAAATTCGGCTCGGGTGAATACCAGGTGCCCGATCTCGGGGAATACCACGGCCAGAATATTTTTCTGACCGAGGCACTCACCCTCGAGGCGAACAAGCAGATCGAGGCCGCCGTCCGCAACGCCGAGCCGTTCTTCCTCTACATGTCCCACTACGCGATTCACGCGCCGATTCAGGCGGACTCCCGCTTCACCGCGCACTACAACGACTCCAGTGATAGCGATCATTATATCAGCAACTCAACTGAACGGGCTTACGCCACTCTGATCGAGGGCATGGACAAGAGCCTGGGGGATCTGATGACCAAGGTCACCGAGCTGGGCGTCGACCGCGAGACGATCATCGTCTTCTCCACGGACAACGGCGGTGTTTCCAAATCCCCCCGCGGCCCAAGCCCCTACGGTGGCTCCACCCACAACTGGCCGCTTCGACTCGGCAAAGTATGGACTTACGAAGGGGGACACCGGGTGCCCACCCTCGTGTCATGGGTCACTCCTGACAACGCCAACCCTGTCCAACAGGCTCATCCGGTCGCCGGCAACCGTAAGGACGCACGCTTCATCAGCCAGTTGGATTTCTTCCCCACACTTGTCTCCATGGCCGGTGGCACACCCCCGGAAGGGCTCGACGGCGACGATATATCACCATGGTTCGCCAATACACCCGAGTTGTCCAGACCGGCATCCTTCCTCTGGCACCAGCCCAACTGGCGACCCGACGCCGGTGTCCCGCACCAGACAGGGTTCACCTATGGAGATTTCAAGATCATCCATTTCATCGAAAACAACACCTGGGAGCTCTACGATCTCTCCACCGACATCAGCGAGACCACCAACCTGGCAGCCACGCACCCGGAAAAACTGGCTATCCTGGCCCGCAAGATGACTAGGAAACTTCAGGAGGTCGGCGCCCAGCACCCGACATGGAAAGCCACCGGCGAAGAAATCAAGACCATCCCACCCGGTCCACCACCCGCACAAGACGTGGACTACGACGGAGTCCCTGATGCCGATGAAGACAACAACGGTGACGGCATCATCTCCCCCGGAGAATCGGACCCCAATCGATTCGACCGTTTCGAGCGGCTCAACTTCCGCATCGAGCGGGAAACCGGCGCATTGAGAGTGAAATACCGCCGTGTCTCCGGGCCGACTCCGGACATCTGGTTTAAACTGTTGAAAAGTGAAAACGCCCTGCTCTGGAACGATTACGTCGATAGTGAGCCAGTAACGGACTACGATCATGGAGACGGAACCTCCACCATCGGCCACGCGGTCCATCCCAGCGGTGAAGACTCCCCAACCACGCAGCTTTTCCGATTGCAGATAGGAGGACCCGCAGTCGATGGCTACACCCCCTGA
- a CDS encoding alpha-L-fucosidase — protein MKPRILSLLCLMTACGQVHADPNQKGFGEPDTGPIAQKKEATGKQAVIPLKYGANQEKRMDPAMLRWRNNRVGQFIHYGLYAIPAGTWKGKTYSFAAEWLPKKAKVPREEWAELRHQFNPVNLKPKEWAAMAKSMGMRSLMITTKHHDGFCLWPSKYTDFDIENTPYKKDLLGEIIKAYDDAGIDVILYYSVLDWHHLGWRDELKTKEDHEAFETVKAYTRNQCFELLERYPFIKGFWFDGTWNKSYATTCAKFSYDLEHDLKAKKPGLLINCRLRVDEHGSRNSDSNGKLMADFKFLERVLATDHFPYDWEAGVTLPENQWGYHADWTLSHVKSTNEVIEQLAQSIAYGGGFRLNFGPKPDGTFRAEEVKVAGELAKWMAVNSEAIHHCSSVDFKKQDWGYFTRNTETNETYMIVCNIPIMGKLRVQLSNLTGDEKKHNPVKQNISSAKILGSGESLGIERYDSDEFLLELRKKDFSAPFVVKLEIAK, from the coding sequence ATGAAGCCCCGTATCCTTTCCCTGCTTTGCCTGATGACAGCCTGCGGCCAAGTGCATGCAGACCCCAACCAAAAAGGTTTCGGTGAGCCTGACACGGGTCCGATTGCCCAGAAGAAGGAGGCTACCGGAAAACAGGCGGTGATACCACTCAAGTATGGTGCCAATCAGGAAAAAAGAATGGACCCGGCGATGCTCAGGTGGCGGAACAACCGCGTCGGTCAATTTATTCATTATGGCCTCTACGCCATCCCCGCCGGCACCTGGAAGGGTAAAACCTATTCCTTCGCCGCGGAGTGGCTGCCGAAAAAGGCCAAGGTCCCGAGGGAAGAATGGGCCGAGTTGCGGCACCAGTTCAACCCCGTCAATCTCAAGCCGAAAGAGTGGGCCGCCATGGCCAAGTCGATGGGCATGCGTTCGTTGATGATCACCACCAAACACCACGATGGCTTTTGCCTCTGGCCAAGCAAATACACCGATTTCGATATCGAGAACACACCTTACAAAAAGGACCTGTTAGGAGAGATCATCAAGGCTTATGACGATGCCGGCATCGACGTGATTCTTTATTACTCCGTCTTGGATTGGCATCACCTCGGGTGGAGGGACGAACTCAAAACAAAAGAGGACCACGAGGCTTTTGAAACCGTTAAAGCATATACCAGAAACCAGTGTTTTGAGTTGTTGGAACGATACCCGTTTATCAAAGGCTTCTGGTTTGACGGCACCTGGAACAAGAGTTACGCCACGACCTGTGCCAAGTTTTCTTACGATCTTGAACACGACCTGAAAGCGAAAAAGCCGGGCCTGCTGATCAACTGCCGGCTGCGCGTCGATGAGCACGGCTCGCGGAACAGCGACTCGAACGGCAAGCTCATGGCGGATTTTAAATTCCTCGAAAGGGTGCTCGCCACGGACCACTTCCCCTACGACTGGGAGGCCGGTGTCACCCTGCCGGAAAACCAGTGGGGGTACCACGCCGACTGGACTCTGAGTCATGTGAAATCGACCAATGAAGTCATCGAGCAACTCGCGCAAAGCATCGCGTATGGCGGCGGATTCCGTCTCAATTTCGGCCCCAAACCCGATGGCACATTCCGCGCCGAGGAGGTGAAGGTCGCAGGCGAACTTGCCAAGTGGATGGCGGTGAACAGCGAGGCGATCCATCACTGCTCCAGCGTCGACTTCAAAAAACAAGACTGGGGATACTTCACCCGCAACACCGAGACCAACGAGACCTACATGATCGTTTGCAATATCCCGATCATGGGCAAACTCCGTGTCCAGTTGTCCAACCTGACCGGTGATGAAAAGAAACACAACCCGGTGAAACAAAACATCAGCTCGGCGAAAATCCTCGGCTCCGGCGAAAGCCTCGGCATCGAGCGCTATGACAGCGATGAGTTCCTGCTCGAACTTCGCAAAAAAGACTTTTCCGCCCCCTTTGTCGTCAAACTTGAGATCGCTAAATAA